The genomic window ACACCTCCGCGATTGCGATCATCGGCATGAGCGGTCGCTTTCCAGGGGCCGAGAGCATCGATGCCTTCTGGCGCAACCTGCGCGACGGCACTGAGTCGATCAGCTTCTTTAGCGACGATGAGCTGCTGGCGGCAGGCGTCGATCCGTCGCTGATCGAGCAGCCCAACTACGTCAAAGCGGGCGGCGCGCTGGACCAGATCGAGTATTTCGCGGCGGCGTTTTTCGGCTACACGCCACGTGAGGCGGAGATGATGGAGCCGCAGCATCGCCTGTTTCTGGAATGCGCCTGGGAATCGCTGGAGCACGCGGGCTACAGCTCACACTCCTACGCTGGGCGGATTGGCGTGTTCGCGGGCGCTGGCCTCAACAGCTACCTGCTCAACCTCTACTCCAACCGGGCGCTGCTTGGCGAGGTGGGCGTGTTCCAGACCGGACTCGGCAATGAGAAAGATCATGTCGCCACCCGTGTCTCATACAAGCTCAACCTCAAGGGGCCGAGCCTCAACGTGCAAACCTCGTGCTCGACCTCGTTGGTCGCGGTCCACCTGGCATGCCGCAGCCTGCTGATCGGCGAGTGCGCGATAGCGCTGGCCGGAGGCGTTGCCGTCAATCCATCGCATCGCCGGGGCTACCTGTATGAGGCGGGCGGCGTGAACTCTCCCGACGGCCACTGTCGCGCCTTCGACGCTGCGGCGCAGGGCACCGTGAGCGGCAGCGGCGTCGGCGTGGTGGTGCTCAAGCGCCTGGCCGACGCGCTGGCTGACGGCGATACGGTTCACGCGGTGATTCGTGGCTCCGCGATCAACAACGATGGCGCGGCCAAGGTGGGCTATACCGCGCCCAGCGTGGACGGCCAGGCCCAGGTGATCGCCGATGCACTCGCGGCGGCGGGAGTCGCGCCCGGCACGATTAGCTACATCGAGGCGCACGGTACGGGCACGCCGCTGGGCGACCCGATCGAGATCGCCGCGCTGAATCAGGTCTTTGGCGGGACGCAGCCGCGCGGCTCGATCGCGATCGGCTCGGTCAAAACCAACATCGGGCACCTAGACGCCGCCGCCGGTGTCGCGGGGCTGATCAAAGCCGCGCTGATGCTCAAGCACCGCCAGATCCCGCCCAGCCTGCACTTTCAGCAGCCCAATCCACAGATTGACTTTGCCGCCGGGCCGCTGTACGTCAACACCGCGCTCGCCGAGTGGCAGCCCGGCGGCACGCCGCGCCGTGCCGGAGTTAGCTCGTTTGGCATCGGCGGCACCAACGCTCACGTGATCGTCGAAGAAGCGCCGCCGATCGCGGCAGATTCAACGTCGCGTCCGTGGCATCTGCTGGCGCTCTCCGCCAAAACTGAAACCGCGCTGGAGCAGGCTACCGACAACCTCGCGCAGTATCTTCGGCAGCATCCCAACATACCGCTCGCCGATGTCGCCTACACGCTACAGCTTGGACGCCAGGCGTTCAGCTACCGCCGCGCGCTCGTCTGCCGCGACCACGCCGACGCGCTGGCAGCCCTGACGACCGACAGGCCACAGCGGGTAATGACGGGAGCAGCCGCGCCCTACGAGCGGCCCGTCGTGTTTTTGTTTCCGGGGCAGGGCGCGCAGTATGCCGAGATGGCCCGCGAGCTGTACCAGGACGAGCCGGTCTTTCGCTCGTGGCTCGACCGCTGCGCCGAACTCTTCCGGCCACATCTCCACCCAGAGGGGACCTGCGACCTCCGCGACGCGATCTATCCGTCGACCACGACCGCCGATCCAGGCGCGATCGACCAGACGGAGCTGACACAACCAGCGCTCTTCGCGGTCGAGTATGCCCTGGCGCAGCTCTGGATCGCCTGGGGCGTGCGGCCTCATGCGCTGATCGGCCATAGCATCGGCGAGTACGTCGCAGCCTGTCTGGCGGGTGTCCTGACGCTGGAATCCGCAGCCGCGCTGGTCGCCGCGCGCGGGCGCTTGATGCAAGCGCTGCCCTCCGGCACGATGCTGAGCGTGCCGCTGCCGGAGCGCGACCTCGCCCCACTGCTCGGCTCCGATCTCGCGCTGGCGGCGGTCAACGGCCCCGCGCTGTGCGTCCTCTCCGGCTCTTTCGAGGCTGTGGCTGCCGTCGAACAACGGCTGGACGAGCGCGGCGTAGCAACGCGGCGGCTGCACACATCGCATGCGTTTCACTCACCGCTGATCGATCCGATGCTGGATGCGTTCCGCTCACAGGTGCGGCAGGTCGCGTTGCAGCCGCCGACCATCCCGTTTATCTCGAATGTGAGCGGCACCTGGATCACCGCTGCGGAGGCGACCGATCCAGAGTATTGGGTCGCGCAGCTTCGGCAGACCGTGCGCTTCGCCGACGGCATCGCCGAGCTGATGCGCCACCACGACTGGGCGCTGCTGGAAGTCGGGCCGGGCCGCACGCTCAGCACCCTGGCGCGGCAGCAGTGCGCACCGGCGGATCAGCGCATCATCCTGACGTCGCTGCGCCACCCGCAGGATCAGCAGGCCGATCGCGCGACGATGCTGGCGGCGCTGGGCAGGCTGTGGCTGGCGGGTGTCGCGGTGGATTGGGCCGCGCTGTATGCGGAGCGGCGGCGGCGCGTGCCGCTGCCAACCTATCCCTTCGAGCGCCAGCGCTACTGGATCGAGCCCCGCGACGACACGCGCGCCGGAATCCAGCCGCGCAGCGCGTCGGGCAAAACGTCGAAGATTGCCAACTGGTTGTATAGCCCGTGGTGGCAGCGAACACAAGCGCCGGAATTGTCCAATGTGGGCGAGAACAGGCAGCCATCGCAGTGGCTCATCTTCGCCGACAGCGCGGGCTTCGGCGACCGGATCGCGGGGCGGCTGGCGCAGACCGGCCAGCAGGTGATCGTGGTGCGCGGCGGAGCCGGTTTCGCGCCCGGCGACGACGGCTACACAATCGATCCGCGTCGGCCCGAAGACTATACGGCGCTGCTCCACACACTGCGGTCGGTGGATCGCGCGCCGCAGGCGATCATGCACTGCTGGAGCGTCAGCGGAGAAGCAGACGCGCAGCCGACAGATGATCAGGCAGCCTTCGCCAGCGCCCAGGATCGCGGCTACTACAGTCTTTTATTCCTCACGCAGGCGCTCGAAGCCGCAGGGCTGGCGCAGCCGTTGCAGGACGGAGCGCCAATCAGGCTGGCCGTCCTCACCAGCGGATTGCACGACGTGACCGGCGACGAAGCGATCTGCACGCCCAAGACGCCGCTCCTGGGAGCGTGTAAAGTCATCCCGCAGGAGTATCCAAGCATCGCCTGCCAGTGTATCGACGTTGTGCTACCACAGCGCGGCGGTCGTCAGATGGCGGCGCTGATCGATCACCTGATCGCCGAGTGCGCTGTACCCGCGCCGGATCTCGTGGTCGCCTACCGTGGCAGGCAGCGCTGGGTCCAGACCTACGAGCCGATCCGCCTGGACCAGACGAACGGCGCTGTCAGGCCGCTGCGCGAGCGCGGCGTCTATCTGATCACCGGCGGCCTTGGCCGCGTCGGGCTGCTGCTGGCCGAACATCTGACGCAGACGGTCCACGCGCGCCTCGCGCTGGTTGGACGCACCGCGCTGCCGCCGCGCGCCGAGTGGGAGCGCTGGCTGTCTGAGCACGAGCCCAGCGATCCGGTCAGCCGCAAGCTGCGCGATGTGCTGGCGCTTGAGCAGCAGGGCGCGGAGGTACTCGTCGTCGGCGCGGATGTCGCGGAACATGCGCAGATGCGCGATGCCATCGCCCGCGTCTACGAGCGATTTGGTGCGCTGCATGGTGTGATCCATGCGGCGGGCGTGACAACCGGCCCTTCGATCCTTAGCCCGATCAGCGCGGTCGGACGCGCCGAGTCGGAGATGCAGTTTCGGCCCAAAGCGCACGGCCTGTACGTGCTCGACCGGCTGCTCCGCGACCAGGAGTTAGATTTTTGCCTGCTCGTTTCCTCAAATGCCGCCGTGCTGGGCGGCCTCGGCTTTGCGGCCTATGCCGCCGCGAACGTCTTCATGGATGCGTTTGCGACCAATCGCAACAAAACCAGCGCCACGGCCTGGATCAGCGCCAACTGGGACGGCTGGCCGCAGCGGGAAACCGAGGCCGAGAGCACTGTCGCACACAGCAGCATCGATCAGTACAGCATGACGCCCGCCGAGGCAC from Herpetosiphonaceae bacterium includes these protein-coding regions:
- a CDS encoding amino acid adenylation domain-containing protein yields the protein MSSKQIEGAYPLSPIQQGMLFHSLYEPEAGLYVSRLACVLERLSADAFERAWQRVVDRHPILRTAFAWEKLEQPLQVVGRQVNVRVERHDWRAMSEPERERQLAAFLEAERVRGFKLSKAPLMRLNLFQIGDDSYRFVWTHHHILLDGWSLPLVFNEVLTFYDAFVRGQEPALPQPRPFREYIAWLQRQDLAQAETFWRHRLSGFTAPTPLPFARPGGDAIGAQAEQAVSVSAAITEALQALARRQHMTLNTLLQGVWALLLSRYSGEDEVVFGTTVSGRPAALPGVEEMIGLFINTLPVRVRVASGERFLPWLQALQAQQAEMRRYEYSPLFEIRNWSDVPHGLPLFESIVVFENYPLDAATDRPDSSVTVRDVRATQWTNLPLALIAEPGPRLVLRCAYDCGRFEATAIERLLGHLQTVLESITEQPDRRLDDLTILSAAERRQLLVSWNATDADYPRDACMHDLFEAQVARMPDAIAAIYDDQQLSYAALDSRSNQLARHLRALGVKTGTRVGLCVQRSLDLIVGLLGIFKAGAAYVPLDPTYPAARLRFMAADADIAVLLTQRRLLPHLPQLADDRRGVGIVCLDADWERIAQAPATRPTIGVSADDLAYLIYTSGSTGQPKGAMIPQRAIVNHTLDLAARWQLALGERVLQFISVSFDASLEELLPPLVSGATLVIPDAAPELLGSRLAQDCARHAITMLHLPTAFWQPWAEQLTADDAARLSTVRLLHLGGDRVARSALQSWVRLLGRDMAFVNAYGPTETTIEATAYPTSCVAASAAAGTVPIGRPTANQQVYLLDRWRQPVPLGVPGEIYLGGDGLGWGYHARPDLTAEKFVPHPFGETPGARLYRTGDLARYRADGTLEFLGRVDQQVKLRGFRIELGEIEAALRQHPAVHDAIVLAREDAPGEKRLVAYVVEQRTGAMPKGHPARGEGLPPAFRAHLKDQLPDYMIPSAFVVLDALPLLPNGKIDRRALPAPEELRPSGAAPHAAPRTELEQTIAAVWQAVLHVEQIGAHDNFFDLGGHSLRMLQVQGKLRAALNREISMVDLFRYPTVSALAAALSAPPPDPKRAVERGAQHGPASGPDTSAIAIIGMSGRFPGAESIDAFWRNLRDGTESISFFSDDELLAAGVDPSLIEQPNYVKAGGALDQIEYFAAAFFGYTPREAEMMEPQHRLFLECAWESLEHAGYSSHSYAGRIGVFAGAGLNSYLLNLYSNRALLGEVGVFQTGLGNEKDHVATRVSYKLNLKGPSLNVQTSCSTSLVAVHLACRSLLIGECAIALAGGVAVNPSHRRGYLYEAGGVNSPDGHCRAFDAAAQGTVSGSGVGVVVLKRLADALADGDTVHAVIRGSAINNDGAAKVGYTAPSVDGQAQVIADALAAAGVAPGTISYIEAHGTGTPLGDPIEIAALNQVFGGTQPRGSIAIGSVKTNIGHLDAAAGVAGLIKAALMLKHRQIPPSLHFQQPNPQIDFAAGPLYVNTALAEWQPGGTPRRAGVSSFGIGGTNAHVIVEEAPPIAADSTSRPWHLLALSAKTETALEQATDNLAQYLRQHPNIPLADVAYTLQLGRQAFSYRRALVCRDHADALAALTTDRPQRVMTGAAAPYERPVVFLFPGQGAQYAEMARELYQDEPVFRSWLDRCAELFRPHLHPEGTCDLRDAIYPSTTTADPGAIDQTELTQPALFAVEYALAQLWIAWGVRPHALIGHSIGEYVAACLAGVLTLESAAALVAARGRLMQALPSGTMLSVPLPERDLAPLLGSDLALAAVNGPALCVLSGSFEAVAAVEQRLDERGVATRRLHTSHAFHSPLIDPMLDAFRSQVRQVALQPPTIPFISNVSGTWITAAEATDPEYWVAQLRQTVRFADGIAELMRHHDWALLEVGPGRTLSTLARQQCAPADQRIILTSLRHPQDQQADRATMLAALGRLWLAGVAVDWAALYAERRRRVPLPTYPFERQRYWIEPRDDTRAGIQPRSASGKTSKIANWLYSPWWQRTQAPELSNVGENRQPSQWLIFADSAGFGDRIAGRLAQTGQQVIVVRGGAGFAPGDDGYTIDPRRPEDYTALLHTLRSVDRAPQAIMHCWSVSGEADAQPTDDQAAFASAQDRGYYSLLFLTQALEAAGLAQPLQDGAPIRLAVLTSGLHDVTGDEAICTPKTPLLGACKVIPQEYPSIACQCIDVVLPQRGGRQMAALIDHLIAECAVPAPDLVVAYRGRQRWVQTYEPIRLDQTNGAVRPLRERGVYLITGGLGRVGLLLAEHLTQTVHARLALVGRTALPPRAEWERWLSEHEPSDPVSRKLRDVLALEQQGAEVLVVGADVAEHAQMRDAIARVYERFGALHGVIHAAGVTTGPSILSPISAVGRAESEMQFRPKAHGLYVLDRLLRDQELDFCLLVSSNAAVLGGLGFAAYAAANVFMDAFATNRNKTSATAWISANWDGWPQRETEAESTVAHSSIDQYSMTPAEARAAFDHVVTTAPDGQVVVSTGDLAARLNVWIKHDVGARSADSTDQQDATVLHPRPQIRESYVAPGTEIEQQLAAIWQQVLGLEQVGIHDSFFDLGGHSLLATQVMSRIRQTFNIELPLQSLFTAPTVAQAARLIVEKQVEQTDRARLEQLLAEIRQLSPDDVQAMLEAEQPFIDKGEAHE